Sequence from the Bacillus sp. BGMRC 2118 genome:
TCAGTTTGCGAAGTATTGAGATTTCAATAGGAACTTGTTTTTGTAAAAACTTAAGTTCAGTATGCACGATATAACCTCCTTTAATTAGTGAAACTAATTCTCATTTACAATTGTTTAATTGAGAATTAAAATCATTTAGTTAACCATTTTTATAGAAAATCTAATTTTATTTAATGTTAGTTTACCTTGTTAATTAGATGATATCATACAATGATTAAAAACTAAATAATAATTATTATAATTTAATAATTATTATATTAATGATTCTCGTTATCAATTAGTTATTTATGGTAATTAAAAAGTGATAATATTAGAGAAAGGAGTGAGGAGAAGTAAATGAAGATAAGAACAGAACAAATAGATGATCATAAATCAGTATTTGAATTGAACTACAAAGCATTCGGTAACAGAGATGATGAGTCAAATTTAATTGAAAGAATCCGTAAATCATTTAACTTTATACCTGAATTATCGATTGTGGCAGAATTAGATGGAAAAATTGTCGGACATCTATTAATTAGTAAGGCATTGTTAAAGAATGAAGTTGAAGAAATTGAGGTATTGGTCTTAGCTCCGATTGCAGTGAATCCTGAAATGCAAAAGTCAGGTATCGGTTCTGCTTTAATTAAGGAAGGCTTGAAAAGAAGTAGGGAATTACACTATGGTTTAGTCTTTTTAATTGGTCATCCTTCTTATTATCCTCGTTTTGGATTTAAGCCTGGTCGTAGGCATCAGTTCGAATTGAAGCAATTTAACATGCCTGATGACGTTTTCATGGTAAAAGAATTGCGAGAAGGGGAGGAATTGAAAGTAGGTGGGGAGTTACTCTATCCAGAAGCCTTCTTTAAATAAACAGACGAGTATTCACATGTGAAAGAGCACTGTCAAGTAACAGTGCTTTCATTCGTCTTATAAGGCTCTATTTTAAAACTTACTTGCCCAATTTTTCTGGTCGACAACAAGTTATAGAAAAAAATGAGTATGGATTACAATTCTCTTCATGGATTGCAATATTTAGATACTAAGGTAATAATTCGGCGTTTGAGATTTTTATAAGGAGTAATAATCTAATAAGAAGAAATCCTTTTATAAAAATGTGCGTTTCACTTTCTCCCAGAATGAATTATCTTTTAGTTTAACTGTTTTTATTCTCTTCTCGGATAGCTTTATAACAAGTTCTTCTACATGTTGAATACTTAATGCTTCATTATCTAAACCGATAATAGGATAGTCATTGCCATCCTGAATCACTTTTAGTGTTAAGGTTCTAGCTTCACTTAAAATAAATGGTGAACCAAGTGTGCGATATTTATTATTGTTAACAGAAGCGAGTTCACTAACTTGTAAACAAGGAAGCATTGGATCTACAACAGAACCATTTACAGATTTATTGTAGCCAGTACTTCCTGTAGGTGTCGCTACAATCAAACCGTCTCCTCTAAATGTCTCGAAATGAAGATCATCTATATAAACATCCATTACAAATGTTTTGATCACACTTGAACGGACTGAAAGTTCATTTAAACAATAAAAGAATGTAGATTTATCAACAGAAACTTCAATAATGGGATATCTCCTAACTTCTACTTGTTGTTCCTTCATAGCTGTAATCATCTGTTCTTTTTCCTCAATACGGAAGTCACAATATAAGCTTAACGTTGAATGTGTTGTCAAACCAACAAACAAGCAGTCATCACGAAAGCCCGTTTTTCTTACTGCCTGCAAGAATGTTCCATCATCACCAATACTCACAATAATGGTAGCATCTGTATGATTTTTAACAATGTTGAAGCCTTGAGACAATGCGATTTCCTTTAGCTGTTCGACATGCGGCAGCAAATCAGCTTCTCTTTTATAAAATAAATAAATATTACGACGATCTAAAGTCATGAAAGTAACCTCCAATTTATTCTGTCAATAGTAAATTATAGTAAATTCGCTCATCATAATATATGCTTATTAATGAATACAACAGAAAAATCATTATAAACTAGAGATAGTTTGCCCGAGAAGGAGGAAGGATTATGAGTAGTAAACGTTGGATAGCACTTGGTGTTGCTGTAGGGTTGTTCATCTTCTCAGCGATTATCGAAGTCGCGACAACAGCTGCATTTGGTGATATGCCATTTTCGAATGATTTATTTGCAATGGATGAAGCTTATGTAGAAACTGTTATGGAGCAAGGTAAAAGCTTAGATAAGAAAATAGTCGTATTAGATGTGAATGGGGCCATTATGGATACGGGTGATGTATCTTCCATTTTTGAAACAGCTGGGTACAATCATCAAGCCTTTCTAAAGATGCTTGATCAGGCAGGGGAAGACGATGCTGTAAAGGGAATCTTACTACGTGTCAATTCACCAGGTGGCGGAGTTGTCGAAAGTGCAGAAATTCATGACCGCATAACAGAGATTAAAG
This genomic interval carries:
- a CDS encoding N-acetyltransferase, translating into MKIRTEQIDDHKSVFELNYKAFGNRDDESNLIERIRKSFNFIPELSIVAELDGKIVGHLLISKALLKNEVEEIEVLVLAPIAVNPEMQKSGIGSALIKEGLKRSRELHYGLVFLIGHPSYYPRFGFKPGRRHQFELKQFNMPDDVFMVKELREGEELKVGGELLYPEAFFK
- a CDS encoding NAD kinase, whose translation is MTLDRRNIYLFYKREADLLPHVEQLKEIALSQGFNIVKNHTDATIIVSIGDDGTFLQAVRKTGFRDDCLFVGLTTHSTLSLYCDFRIEEKEQMITAMKEQQVEVRRYPIIEVSVDKSTFFYCLNELSVRSSVIKTFVMDVYIDDLHFETFRGDGLIVATPTGSTGYNKSVNGSVVDPMLPCLQVSELASVNNNKYRTLGSPFILSEARTLTLKVIQDGNDYPIIGLDNEALSIQHVEELVIKLSEKRIKTVKLKDNSFWEKVKRTFL